The following are encoded in a window of Geotrypetes seraphini chromosome 5, aGeoSer1.1, whole genome shotgun sequence genomic DNA:
- the LOC117360304 gene encoding uncharacterized protein LOC117360304, translating into MDVQQLFTLLASERQKQTEDLKAVLQSNQDLWRASQAETGRRHAELVQAMGDQTRTLAQLFQGTGGTGTGSTSPMGALVGPSLISNMQVCKMGPNDAPDDFLVAFERMAVAAGWPEQQWATRLIPCLAGTALTAYQTLSPELANNYRAIKNHILDYLGFTREHYRQEFRGAHMGDKERPKALLHRLRKLAERWLQPCLGDAQALLAEILHEQFLEAVPKNLKSWIQRQGSRSLAQVIDLAEAYLDSQTTTLPVGDRQGNGWHNRGQATPARSHSGHQERVPQRGRKVPDPMGGCKKTMISPIGGKSGPQQSRGERQVNLLGDQFPLNHTHEGYRVTVQVEGQPVVAFLDSGASQSMIKTQVWDTIQIGKEGVSLEGPKVSIRCIHGDIHEYETHWTRVQFGAREDSLLVAVVPGAPYDMILGRDWEGWSGVWNTEQVLVNTRAQCQKEGTPEEDLGQTFPFLGEIFQEGTSRGPRPSKAQLKRQKWQRRQALAHTAHQREVPSIPDRVIQTFTTFQAEQKALRDGRTGVPSCQMGHAEFRTLFGWTGVHISD; encoded by the coding sequence ATGGATGTACAGCAGCTGTTTACTCTTCTGGCCTCTGAAAGGCAGAAGCAGACAGAGGACCTTAAGGCGGTGCTACAAAGCAACCAGGACCTTTGGCGTGCCAGTCAGGCAGAAACTGGACGCAGGCATGCGGAATTGGTACAAGCAATGGGGGACCAGACGCGGACACTAGCCCAGCTATTCCAGGGGACTGGTGGGACCGGCACTGGGTCAACATCACCCATGGGAGCTCTGGTAGGACCATCTTTGATCAGTAATATGCAGGTGTGTAAGATGGGTCCCAATGATGCTCCAGATGACTTTCTTGTTGCTTTTGAGAGAATGGCGGTGGCAGCCGGTTGGCCAGAGCAACAGTGGGCGACGAGACTGATCCCGTGCCTCGCAGGAACAGCGCTCACGGCGTATCAGACTCTCAGTCCTGAGCTTGCCAACAACTATAGGGCCATAAAAAACCACATTCTCGACTACCTAGGCTTCACTAGAGAGCATTATAGGCAAGAGTTTAGGGGTGCCCACATGGGGGACAAAGAAAGACCTAAAGCACTCTTGCATCGGCTCAGGAAGTTGGCCGAAAGATGGCTAcaaccctgtcttggggatgccCAGGCTTTGCTCGCTGAGATTTTACATGAGCAGTTTTTGGAGGCCGTGCCCAAAAATCTAAAGTCCTGGATCCAAAGACAGGGTAGTCGCTCATTAGCCCAGGTAATAGACCTGGCTGAAGCCTATTTAGACTCCCAGACCACTACTCTACCTGTAGGAGACAGACAGGGGAATGGGTGGCACAATAGGGGCCAAGCGACTCCGGCAAGATCCCATAGTGGACACCAGGAAAGAGTTCCTCAAAGGGGGAGGAAGGTTCCGGACCCCATGGGAGGCTGTAAAAAAACCATGATCAGCCCCATAGGGGGGAAATCCGGCCCTCAGCAAAGCAGGGGAGAAAGGCAGGTGAACCTATTAGGAGACCAGTTTCCCTTGAACCATACCCATGAGGGATATCGGGTTACAGTACAGGTTGAGGGACAACCGGTAGTGGCCTTTCTGGATAGTGGAGCTTCCCAATCGATGATAAAGACTCAAGTTTGGGACACTATCCAGATAGGGAAAGAGGGGGTGAGTTTGGAAGGACCTAAGGTCTCTATACGGTGTATCCATGGAGATATCCATGAATATGAAACTCACTGGACCCGGGTTCAGTTTGGAGCCCGGGAGGACTCTCTTCTAGTAGCGGTGGTCCCAGGAGCCCCTTATGACATGATCCTGGGACGTGATTGGGAAGGCTGGTCAGGCGTTTGGAACACGGAGCAAGTGCTAGTTAATACGCGGGCCCAATGTCAGAAGGAGGGCACTCCAGAAGAGGACTTGGGTCAGACTTTTCCTTTCCTGGGGGAGATCTTCCAGGAAGGCACCTCCCGGGGGCCACGGCCATCTAAGGCACAATTGAAGCGGCAAAAGTGGCAAAGAAGACAGGCCCTCGCTCACACTGCTCACCAGAGGGAGGTTCCCTCTATACCCGATAGGGTGATACAAACTTTTACTACCTTTCAGGCCGAGCAGAAAGCATTACGCGACGGTAGAACTGGAGTGCCTAGCTGCCAAATGGGCCATGCAGAGTTTAGAACACTATTTGGATGGACAGGAGTTCACATTAGTGATTGA